The following coding sequences are from one Humulus lupulus chromosome X, drHumLupu1.1, whole genome shotgun sequence window:
- the LOC133806055 gene encoding uncharacterized protein LOC133806055, giving the protein MSRNLRPPQLIVPVEEHFTGRITWRGSWYFPKIKAKFIQCGLLDRVKESPFKQFFMAEPLNFSGALVHQLLLHKFRGEKTDEVQFYIGKKRCRFSQLEFALVTGLNFEAGPSEAEIKAKTTSDQLILEYFNGHSPVSIGQLRRTFESCQIVDDVYKMGLCLLVEGVLKGREEKLMVWTDMLKMVDDVDFFFQYLWGKISYQKLLQTCQKDFVEMKKHLQKKIEKGKTQKEAKYSIYGYAVALQYWAFESIIELGQDYVEYDKLTVYLYLCARPAEEQYVRTLTNNEAPLYVDMELEELEVGADGQPTQEALQSQAEKLAEKPDDVDDHIFRTPEDMQITVIGDTEDSEVQFLDIAPPAPEKRRERKRPRWFDEYTAMKKMNKKTKTAVNVDPLRVVDGKLLMTFHKWLLGTIGN; this is encoded by the exons atgtctagg aacttaagacctccacaactgatagttccagtagaggaacattttacgggacgtatcacttggcgcggcagttggtactttccaaagattaaagcaaaatttatacagtgtggtttattggatagggtgaaggaatcccctttcaaacagttcttcatggcggaaccattaaatttttctggtgccttagtccatcagctgttgttgcacaaattcagaggggagaagactgacgaagtccagttttatattgggaaaaaacgatgtagatttagccaattggagtttgctttagttactggtttaaatttcgaggccggaccgtctgaagctgagattaaagcgaagaccacttcggatcagttgattcttgagtacttcaatggtcattccccagtgagcatagggcaactgcgcagaacttttgagagttgtcaaatagttgatgatgtgtacaagatGGGTTTGTGTTTATTAGTAGAGGGTGTTTTGAAAGGTCGTGAGGAGAAGTTGATGGTTTGGACTGACATGCTGAAGATGGTAGATGACGTTGACTTCTTTTTCCAGTACCTGTGGGGGAAGATATCATACCAGaagttgttacaaacttgtcaaaaagactttgtagaaatgaagaagcatttacagaagaagattgagaaaggaaAGACTCAGAAGGAGGCCAAGTACTCTATTTATGGGTATGCTGTAGCATTAcagtattgggcttttgagtccatcattgagttgggtcaGGATTATGTT GAATACGATAAG TTGACAGTATACCTCTACCTGTGTGCCCGACCTGCTGAAGAACAGTATGTGAGGACCCTTACAAACAATGAAGCCccattgtatgtggacatggagttagaggaactagaggtgGGTGCCGATGGACAGCCTACACAGGAAGCCTTACAGAGCCAGGCTGAAAAGCTTGCTGAAAA ACCTGATGATGTAGATGATCACATTTTTCGCACACCAGAGGATATGCAAATTACTGTAATCGGAGATACTGAAGATTCTGAGGTACAATTCTTAGACATAGCTCCACCAGCAccggagaagaggagagaaagaaagaggcctaGGTGGTTCGATGAGTACACTGCAATGAAGAAAATGAATAAGAAAACGAAGACAGCAGTGAATGTGGATCCATTGAGGGTTGTTGATGGAAAATTACTTATGACCTttcacaagtggttgcttggcacTATTGGGAATTAA